One genomic segment of Sminthopsis crassicaudata isolate SCR6 chromosome 4, ASM4859323v1, whole genome shotgun sequence includes these proteins:
- the UBALD2 gene encoding UBA-like domain-containing protein 2, with protein MSVNMEELRHQVMINQFVLAAGCAADQAKQLLQAAHWQFETALSTFFQETNIPNSHHHHQMMCTPSNTPATPPNFPDALAMFSKLRASETLQSSNSPMTAMACSPPANFSPFWASSPPSHQAAWIPPSSPTAHSLHHLHHPQPTWPPGAQQGGSQQKVVAAMDGQR; from the exons ATGTCGGTGAATATGGAGGAGCTCAGGCACCAGGTCATGATTAACCAGTTCGTGCTGGCCGCGGGTTGCGCGGCCGACCAGGCGAAGCAGCTGCTGCAGGCGGCCCACTGGCAGTTCGAG ACCGCCCTGAGCACGTTTTTCCAAGAAACAAACATTCCCAACAGCCACCATCACCACCAGATG atGTGTACACCTAGCAACACACCTGCTACACCACCCAATTTCCCGGATGCATTGGCCATGTTCTCCAAGCTACGGGCCTCGGAGACCCTGCAAAGCAGTAACAGTCCCATGACAGCCATGGCTTGCTCCCCCCCTGCAAACTTCAGCCCCTTTTGGGCCTCCTCTCCACCCAGCCACCAAGCAGCCTGGATCCCACCCTCCTCCCCCACAGCTCACAGCCTACATCACCTCCACCATCCTCAGCCCACGTGGCCCCCTGGGGCACAACAGGGGGGTTCCCAGCAGAAAGTTGTGGCTGCAATGGATGGGCAgagataa